The Ornithinibacillus sp. 4-3 region AACTGGTGATGGAGAAGTTTTAGCACTTGATGCGAAGCTAAATTTTGATGATAACGCATTATATCGTCATGCAGATATTGCTGATTTCCGTGATTTAGATGAAGAAGATGAAAAAGAAATTGAAGCATCTAAACATGATTTAAGCTATATTTCTTTAGATGGTAATATCGGTTGTATGGTTAATGGTGCTGGGCTTGCAATGGCAACGATGGACATTATTAAACATTACGGCGGAGACCCTGCTAACTTCCTAGATGTGGGGGGCGGTGCTACTGCTGAGAAAGTAACAGAAGCATTCAAAATTATTTTGTCCGATTCCAATGTTAAAGGAATTTTCGTTAACATTTTCGGTGGAATTATGAGATGTGACGTTATTGCTGAAGGTGTTGTTGAAGCAACGAAACAAGTTGGTTTAGAGATTCCTCTTGTTGTACGTTTAGAAGGTACAAATGTTGAGTTAGGTAAGAAGATTTTAGATGAATCGGGCTTAAACATTACTTCTGCTAGCTCTATGGCTGATGGAGCAGAAAAAATTGTTGCTTTAGTTAAATAAGCAAAGTCATAAAAATAACAGCATGAAATAATCAAGTTGGAATTATTTTATGTCAAATAATAATCGAATGAAAAATTACTCGTAATTTAAGATAGTCTTAGAAAGGGCGGACAAATATGAGCGTTTTTATTAATAAAGATACAAAAGTACTTGTTCAGGGTATTACTGGTGGTACTGCTAAATTCCATACAAAGCAAATGCTTGAATATGGTACTAAAATTGTAGCAGGAGTTACACCAGGTAGAGGTGGATCTGATGTTGAAGGAGTACCTGTTTTTGATACGGTTTCTCAAGCAGTAGATCAAACTGGTGCAACTGTTTCTGTTATTTATGTTCCAGCTCCATTTGCAGCAGATGCAATTATTGAAGCTACAGATGCTGGTTTAGATTTAGTAATCTGTATTACAGAACATATTCCGGTAATGGACATGGTTAAAGTTAAGCGTTACATGGAAGGCAAGAAAACTCGCTTAGTTGGACCTAACTGCCCTGGTGTTATTACTCCAGACGAATGTAAAATTGGTATTATGCCAGGATATATTCATAAAAAAGGTCACATCGGTGTAGTTTCTCGTTCTGGTACATTAACTTATGAAGCAGTTCATCAACTATCACAAAAAGGTTTTGGTCAGTCTACAGCAGTAGGTATTGGTGGAGATCCAGTAAATGGAACAAACTTTATCGATGCATTAAGTGCATTCAATGAAGATCCTGATACTTATGCAGTTATCATGATTGGAGAAATTGGTGGTACTGCTGAGGAAGAAGCTGCAAGATGGGTAAAAGAAAATATGACTAAACCAGTTGTAGGATTCATTGGTGGTGTTACAGCACCTCCAGGAAAACGTATGGGACATGCTGGAGCTATCATCTCTGGTGGAGAAGGAACTGCTGAAGAGAAAATCCGCGTAATGAATGAATGTGGTATTGAAGTAGCAGAAACTCCATCTGTAATGGGAGAAACAATGATTAAAGCTTTAGAAGCAAACGGCTTAGTTGAAAAGTGTAAAACACATTAAGCTTATAAATAAATGAACTAACAAAGAGGAACGTAAAGCATAAGACTTTTCGTTCCTCTTTGTATATTATTTGTTAAGATTTTAAATTTAGAATTAAGGACGTGGTTAATTGTTGTATTGTCGAAATCGTTTAATTCATATGCACCGCTGTCGAGGCATTACGAGAAAAAAGCTAAATTTATTCCTCCAGGTTGATCCAACCCTTCAATCTATCTACGCATTATCACCAACCGAACTTCAAAATAAATTCCTATTTACTAGGAAACAGGCAGAAAACTTTTATCAGGATCTTCATCATCCAATGCTACTCCAACAAATGAAACAAGATTTAGCAACATATAAAGTAATTACAATAAAGGATGAAAACTATCCCAAGCTTCTGAAGTATATTAATGACCCACCTTTAGTACTTTATGCAAAAGGGAAGCTGGAATTCTTGAGTCATCAGCCAGCAATTAGTATTGTTGGGACAAGAATGCCTTCTAATGAAGGGAAGCATAAAACAGAAAAAATTGTTCAACCATTAATAGAAAAGGATTTTATGATTGTAAGTGGTATGGCAAAAGGAATAGATCGATTTGCACATGAAGCCGCATTAAAATATAATGGAAAAACAATTGCTGTATTAGGTGCAGGATTTCAGC contains the following coding sequences:
- the dprA gene encoding DNA-processing protein DprA — protein: MLYCRNRLIHMHRCRGITRKKLNLFLQVDPTLQSIYALSPTELQNKFLFTRKQAENFYQDLHHPMLLQQMKQDLATYKVITIKDENYPKLLKYINDPPLVLYAKGKLEFLSHQPAISIVGTRMPSNEGKHKTEKIVQPLIEKDFMIVSGMAKGIDRFAHEAALKYNGKTIAVLGAGFQHIYPKQNRQLFEEIVKKGLLLSEYPPHIPPAKHQFPERNRIISGLSYGTLVVEAMERSGTLITVGQALDQGREVFAMPGSILDPKTKGCHQLIQDGAKLVYEAKDILEDWDRIGKFLYSSIEYKK
- the sucD gene encoding succinate--CoA ligase subunit alpha; the protein is MSVFINKDTKVLVQGITGGTAKFHTKQMLEYGTKIVAGVTPGRGGSDVEGVPVFDTVSQAVDQTGATVSVIYVPAPFAADAIIEATDAGLDLVICITEHIPVMDMVKVKRYMEGKKTRLVGPNCPGVITPDECKIGIMPGYIHKKGHIGVVSRSGTLTYEAVHQLSQKGFGQSTAVGIGGDPVNGTNFIDALSAFNEDPDTYAVIMIGEIGGTAEEEAARWVKENMTKPVVGFIGGVTAPPGKRMGHAGAIISGGEGTAEEKIRVMNECGIEVAETPSVMGETMIKALEANGLVEKCKTH